The window CCTCCTCCGGGCGCTCGTCGATGAGGAGGACGATCAGCTCGATGTCGGGATTGTTGGCGGCAACGCCGTGGGCGATGTTGCGGAGCAGGTGCGTCTTCCCGCCGAACGGCGGGGCGACGATCATGCCGCGCTGTCCCTTCCCGATGGGCGCCATCAGGTCGATGATGCGTGTGCTGATCTCGCCGGGGTCGTGTTCCAGCTTGATCAGGTCCGTCGGGTGGATGGGCGTCAGATTGTCGAAGAGGACGGTCTCTTTCGCCAGGTCTGGCTCGAACCCGTTGACGGATTCGATCTGGAGGAGGGCGAAGAGTCGCTCGTCTTTTTCGCCGCCGCGCTTGGGCGGGCGAATCTGCCCGCGCACGACGTGTCCGGTGCGGAGCCCGAACCGCCGCATCTGCGACGGCGATACGTAGATGTCCTCTTGGCTTTGCAGGTAGTTGTAGTTGGCGGAACGCAGGAAGCCGAATCCGCCTTCGGGGAGAATCTCCAGCACGCCTTCGCCGGTGAGCACGTCTCGCCCGTCCGCCTGGGTCTCGAGGATGCGGGCGATGATCTCCTGCTTCTTCAGACCGCTGTATCCGGCGACGTTCAGTTCGCGCGCCATCTTGTAGAGGTCTTGGACGGTCTTCTGCTGGAGCTGGCTGACGTCCACGCCCGGTTCTGTGGGCTGAGCGTCATAATCGCGGCTGGGATGGTGGTTTCTTCGTTGAGTTCTCATCTTGGTTCCCTATGCATCGAATGCATCACCGGCACGCCGCAGATGGCGTGTCGCTCGCGCTCCCTTCGGGGAAGGTGTCTGGACGCGAGCCCAACCGGAACGCGGACCGCGCACCCATCGTCTGGGTCGAGTGCCATGCTCCGGACATGATTGGCTCGTGCCGGCAGTGGGGTTCATTGCGGTGAGGTTCGAATGGACGTGGCAGCACGTCACCGAATCGCAGATGTCATGCGCGCTCGCTGGTCTCTACTGTGAGTTCGTCAACAGACAATCGGCACTTTGACCAAGGACATGGAGCCTCGGCAATGGGCGGGGCGACAGCTGGACGCTGCAATGTATGTCTCAGGGGCGAATCCTGCGGTCCCAATCTACCCGAACGCGCTGGTTCCCCACGCTGGGCACTTGCGCATGCACCCGCCGCATTCGGCGCGCATGCAGGAGGCGTTCGGACAACTGGAGATCGTCGGACGGGGATACGGAAACGCTAGCGTATTGTACTTCGTGGCTCTCGAAGCGTCAAGGATTTTGCTGAGATCGAGACACGAACTGCGACGAATCCGCCGCGAACGCGGATTCCATGCGGTTTCCCAAGTCGCGTCAAGGAACGCAACACGCCGAGATGCAAATCCTGTGTTGCCGCAGGCTTTGACGCTGTTGCGTCTCATGTGATATCCCAACCTCAGAGCAGGCGGATTGATCGGACATGCACAGGTGCTATGCTCGTCGATAGAGACGCGCGCCCATGCTGGAGAGGGGTTCGCTATGACGGCAAGCATCTACGTGCTGGCGTGGACGGCAGCCACGATCGGGCTCATCTCTGGGCTCGCGTGTCGGTATGCCGTCACGAACTGCCGAACCGAGCCGTACCTACGTTCTGGATCGGGCTGCGTCGCGCGCTCGATGACCTCCGCGAGCGCTGCTGACGCCGGGAACACGCTGCGCCAACGCTCGTCGATCTCCCGGCACAGCACGACAATCGCCAGCCGTCCCAGCGTATACACATTCGTGCGACCGTCGATCCACGCTCCGCGCTGGAACTCCTCGGGAGCCATCAGCCGCGACGAGCCGTAGTTGCGGTCCAGCTCCAGCGTGTAGCCTTCGCACCGA of the Candidatus Poribacteria bacterium genome contains:
- a CDS encoding transcription termination factor Rho, with amino-acid sequence MRTQRRNHHPSRDYDAQPTEPGVDVSQLQQKTVQDLYKMARELNVAGYSGLKKQEIIARILETQADGRDVLTGEGVLEILPEGGFGFLRSANYNYLQSQEDIYVSPSQMRRFGLRTGHVVRGQIRPPKRGGEKDERLFALLQIESVNGFEPDLAKETVLFDNLTPIHPTDLIKLEHDPGEISTRIIDLMAPIGKGQRGMIVAPPFGGKTHLLRNIAHGVAANNPDIELIVLLIDERPEEVTEMERTVHGEVVSSTFDEPPERHVAVAEIVIEKAKRSVEFGKDVVILLDSITRLARAYNIVAPHTGKTMTGGIDSAAMMGPRAFFGAARNMEEGGSLTILATALIDTGSRMDDFIFEEFKGTGNSEIHLDRNLFEQRTFPPMDVHKSKTRREELLIDPPTLNKVWILRKFLTKTSPGEAIELFQEQMRKSRTNEEFLESMKG